The Prunus persica cultivar Lovell chromosome G7, Prunus_persica_NCBIv2, whole genome shotgun sequence genome has a segment encoding these proteins:
- the LOC18769321 gene encoding NADH-cytochrome b5 reductase-like protein, with protein sequence MTAFFQRLAKAAPIAFNNSFGGQSKSSFRIPFGALAAVSGGISYLCYYSSPDLVYLDEIKEQAGPKVALNPNKWIEFKLQDTARVSHNTQLFRFTFDPTAKLGLDVASCLITRAPIEQDAEGKPKYVIRPYTPISDPDSKGYFDLLIKVYPEGKMSQHFASLKPGDVVEVKGPIEKFRYTPNMKKHIGMIAGGSGITPMLQVIEAIMKNPDDTTQVSLLYANVSPDDILLKQKLDILAASHPNLKVYYTVDNPTKSWKGGKGYISKDMAVKGLPGPAEDTLILVCGPPGLMKHISGDKAKDWSQGELTGILKELGYTEEMVYKF encoded by the exons ATGACTGCCTTCTTTCAGAGACTGGCTAAGGCTGCCCCAATCGCCTTCAACAACTCATTTGGAGGCCAATCCAAGTCCAGCTTTCGCATTCCCTTTGGAGCTCTCGCAGCTGTCTCTGGTGGAATCTCCTATCTCTGCTACTATTCCTCGCCAGATTTG GTTTATCTAGATGAGATCAAAGAACAGGCAGGCCCAAAAGTTG CGCTTAATCCCAACAAGTGGATTGAATTTAAGTTGCAAGATACTGCAAGGGTTAGCCACAACACTCAATTGTTCAG ATTTACATTTGATCCCACTGCCAAGTTGGGTTTAGATGTTGCTTCATGTCTCATTACGAG GGCTCCAATAGAACAAGATGCAGAAGGGAAACCAAAATATGTCATACGCCC GTATACTCCTATTTCAGATCCAGATTCCAAGGGATACTTTGACTTGTTAATTAAG GTGTATCCAGAAGGAAAAATGAGCCAGCATTTTGCAAGCTTAAAACCAGGCGATGTAGTTGAAGTGAAGGG GCCCATTGAAAAGTTCAGATATACTCCCAACATGAAGAAACACATAGGCATG ATTGCAGGTGGCAGTGGTATTACTCCAATGCTTCAGGTTATTGAGGCTATAATGAAAAATCCCGATGACACGACTCAG GTGTCACTGCTTTATGCTAATGTCTCCCCAGATGACATATTGCTTAAACAGAAACTTGACATACTTGCAGCTAGCCACCCAAATTTAAAG gtATATTACACAGTAGATAATCCAACAAAGAGTTGGAAAGGGGGAAAAGGTTACATATCGAAGGACATGGCCGTTAAAGGCTTACCTGGTCCTGCTGAAGATACTCTCATCCTT GTATGTGGCCCCCCTGGATTGATGAAACATATATCTGGTGACAAGGCTAAAGACTGGTCACAAGGAGAG CTCACTGGCATACTAAAAGAACTTGGATACACAGAAGAAATGGTTTACAAATTTTGA
- the LOC18769308 gene encoding zinc finger CCCH domain-containing protein 34, producing MDEDLLKRNTDCVYFLASPLTCKKGVDCEFRHSKIARLNPKDCWYWLSGNCLNPTCAFRHPPLDGHGGAPSSESAPSSVSANKTIVPCYFYFNGFCNKGDRCSFLHDIEGGASTEKSPKTASALNDTFALSSENKASAGNDMMPGPRMAHLNPSETASKETGDTRFQPKEDLNYFEQSAQRDVPQQSVSPQISVSGDEEATEIRSDSLPADGSVHSKSHSSTDQSSDEQADDLVQEEWWESSPGFDVLVDGKSENLGCEDDPECFLTLDGERRELNSHFLGYDFENPDDYVPVCPPDAELLYERDVYDSYDFLDNNHMLGNDGKFPGYAKETMSDAIYSRKRKLMPMELAVYDQDFLDVRDRLRRRRMTDCHSITGLSRRHEALRLFGRSRDMPQRHGMGWRVHGRLASEVRNSTYGSLRETGASSSAGIQRVSLKHSQQYRPRKHHKERKLAKQKLPSSGVSKKRVPREKRSAQKSTTFTGPKTLAQIKEEKKKAEENRDHVGIMRHVRRTRVDFQGPKPLNEILKEKGKIADKREGNAGSN from the exons atGGACGAAGATTTGCTGAAGCGAAACACCGATTGCGTCTATTTCCTGGCTTCTCCCCTCACATGCAAGAAG ggAGTTGATTGTGAGTTCCGGCACAGCAAGATTGCGAGGCTCAACCCAAAGGATTGCTGGTACTGGTTGTCTGGGAATTGTCTTAATCCAACCTGTGCTTTTAGGCATCCT CCACTGGATGGGCATGGTGGAGCACCGTCATCAGAGTCTGCCCCATCTTCTGTATCTGCAAACAAGACAATTGTTCCTTGTTACTTTTACTTCAATGGGTTCTGCAATAAAGGTGATAGATGCTCTTTCTTGCATGACATTGAAGGCGGTGCATCAACTGAGAAATCTCCAAAGACAGCCTCTGCATTAAATGACACATTTGCACTCTCTTCAGAAAATAAGGCATCTGCTGGAAATGACATGATGCCAGGTCCAAGAATGGCACATCTCAACCCTTCTGAAACTGCCTCAAAGGAAACAGGTGATACAAGATTCCAGCCCAAAGAGGATCTTAATTATTTCGAGCAGTCAGCGCAGAGAGATGTTCCACAGCAAAGTGTCTCTCCTCAGATTTCTGTGTCTGGGGATGAAGAGGCCACTGAAATTAGGTCTGACTCACTACCTGCAGACGGCTCTGTTCATAGCAAATCTCATTCATCCACAGATCAGAGTTCTGATGAGCAAGCTGATGACCTTGTGCAAGAGGAATGGTGGGAGTCCTCCCCAGGCTTTGATGTTCTTGTTGATGGTAAATCAGAGAATTTAGGTTGTGAGGATGATCCGGAGTGTTTTCTGACACTTGACGGGGAGCGCAGGGAGCTCAATAGCCACTTCTTGGGCTATGATTTTGAAAATCCCGATGACTATGTTCCTGTGTGCCCTCCTGATGCTGAACTTCTATATGAGAGAGATGTATATGACTCCTATGATTTTCTGGATAACAATCATATGCTTGGTAATGATGGGAAATTTCCTGGCTATGCAAAGGAGACAATGTCGGATGCCATATACTCCCGCAAGAGGAAACTGATGCCAATGGAACTGGCAGTCTATGACCAGGATTTTTTGGATGTTCGAGACCGCCTGAGAAGGCGAAGGATGACTGATTGTCATTCAATTACTGGTTTATCAAGAAGGCATGAAGCACTTAGGTTGTTTGGTAGAAGCAGGGATATGCCTCAAAGGCATGGTATGGGTTGGCGGGTGCATGGAAGATTGGCATCAGAAGTGAGAAATAGCACTTATGGATCACTCAGGGAGACTGGAGCTTCCTCTAGTGCTGGAATTCAACGCGTTTCACTTAAGCATTCACAGCAATATAGGCCTAGGAAGCATCACAAGGAGAGAAAGCTGGCTAAGCAGAAGCTTCCTTCATCTGGAGTCTCAAAGAAACGAGTACCAAGGGAGAAGAGATCTGCACAGAAGTCAACTACCTTTACAGGACCCAAGACCCTTGCCCAGattaaagaagagaagaagaaagcagaAGAAAATAGAGATCACGTTGGGATAATGAGGCATGTGAGAAGAACTAGAGTGGACTTCCAGGGTCCCAAACCTTTAAATGAAATTctaaaagagaaaggaaagatAGCTGACAAGAGGGAAGGAAATGCCGGCAGCAACTGA
- the LOC18769262 gene encoding uncharacterized protein At1g15400, with product MAEGLQRSESTFRRQGSSGLIWDDKFLQRALNQVEAEKQQEAAQQAQAAESGAAVPTMERSRSNGGRGYRTVKVSPQATDPPSPKVSGCGLCGAFGKPKPSSARRPRSNKRRS from the coding sequence ATGGCTGAGGGGCTGCAAAGGTCTGAAAGCACGTTCAGGAGACAGGGGTCTTCGGGTTTGATTTGGGACGACAAGTTTCTACAGAGGGCGTTGAACCAAGTGGAGGCCGAAAAGCAGCAGGAAGCAGCTCAGCAGGCTCAGGCTGCAGAATCTGGTGCTGCGGTCCCCACCATGGAGCGCAGCCGATCCAACGGCGGACGGGGGTATCGGACGGTCAAGGTTTCACCACAGGCCACGGACCCACCCTCCCCTAAAGTCTCAGGCTGTGGCCTCTGCGGCGCCTTCGGCAAACCAAAGCCCTCGTCAGCGCGTCGACCCAGATCGAATAAGCGAAGGTCATAG
- the LOC18769813 gene encoding uncharacterized protein LOC18769813, giving the protein MEKQKKKAGMSSTYSGRHLKPESKPPPSAAMAVDKSKTPVLRNWFNLSIRKPKPRPEFDVQDEQRQQQGRRGREGGEVVVVEAAARKSVSHVETNLVSVAEFLQVKVLVSDMPGFMQVHAFRSARRTYDSLEKFSSKHMAYNLKKEFDKTYGPAWHCIVGSGFGSFVTHSTGCFLYFSMEKLCILLFRTKIQKAQD; this is encoded by the exons ATggagaagcagaagaagaaagcaGGTATGTCCAGTACATACAGCGGACGTCACTTAAAGCCTGAATCAAAGCCTCCTCCCAGTGCTGCCATGGCGGTGGATAAAAGTAAAACACCAGTTTTACGTAACTGGTTTAATTTATCCAtcagaaaaccaaaaccacGTCCAGAGTTTGATGTTCAAGATGAGCAGAGGCAGCAGCAAggaagaagagggagagaaggaggagaagtggtggtggtggaggcaGCAGCAAGGAAGTCAGTGTCTCATGTGGAAACAAATTTGGTATCAGTGGCTGAGTTTCTTCAGGTCAAAGTCTTGGTCTCTGACATGCCTGGCTTCATGCAAGTCCATGCCTTTCGCAGTGCAAGGCGAACTTATGACAGCTTGGAGAAGTTTAGCTCCAAACACATGGCTTATAACTTAAAAAAG GAGTTTGATAAAACGTATGGGCCGGCATGGCATTGCATCGTGGGCTCGGGTTTTGGGTCGTTCGTTACCCATTCAACAGGTTGTTTCCTCTATTTTTCAATGGAGAAACTCTGCATTTTGTTGTTTAGAACTAAAATCCAGAAAGCCCAGGATTGA
- the LOC18769897 gene encoding pentatricopeptide repeat-containing protein At4g32430, mitochondrial: MESRPNNYTFGSVLSAIGDAQDISLKFGQRCHSSLIKLGLVTDPIIAGALLDMYAKRGSICESKRVFSETPHKSQFAWTAIISAYAGHGDYDSVIELFKEMEKEGVRPDSVTFLSFLSILTACSRKGMVEMGRHLFHSMVKDYHIEPSPQHYSSMVDMLGRAGKLEEAEELMSQIPGQPGFSLLQSLLGACRIHGNVEMEERVADRLMRLEPMESGSFVLMSNLYAEKGDWEMVAKVRKGMRDKGVRKEVGYSWVDTGDADGSLYLHGFSSGDKSHPQSGEICRMAKCLGLEMKILRENMWETKSLKMDSSSRPSL; encoded by the coding sequence ATGGAGTCGAGGCCAAACAATTACACATTTGGTAGTGTCTTGAGTGCAATTGGTGATGCTCAGGATATTTCTCTGAAATTTGGCCAACGATGCCACTCTTCCTTGATCAAACTTGGATTAGTGACTGACCCAATTATCGCAGGTGCTCTTCTTGATATGTATGCAAAGCGAGGAAGCATTTGTGAGTCCAAAAGAGTTTTCAGTGAGACGCCTCATAAAAGTCAGTTTGCTTGGACTGCAATAATATCTGCATATGCTGGGCATGGAGACTATGACTCGGTGATAGAATTGTTCAAGGAGATGGAGAAAGAAGGGGTAAGACCAGATTCGGtcacatttctttcttttctttctatacTAACAGCATGCAGCAGAAAGGGAATGGTGGAGATGGGCCGGCACCTCTTTCACTCAATGGTGAAAGACTATCATATTGAACCATCTCCTCAACATTATTCAAGTATGGTGGACATGTTGGGACGGGCAGGGAAATTGGAGGAAGCAGAGGAATTGATGAGTCAGATCCCGGGACAGCCAGGGTTTTCGTTGTTGCAAAGCCTGCTTGGGGCTTGCAGGATCCATGGGAATGTGGAGATGGAGGAGAGAGTAGCCGATAGATTGATGAGATTGGAACCAATGGAATCAGGTTCTTTTGTGTTGATGTCCAACTTGTATGCTGAGAAAGGGGACTGGGAAATGGTAGCAAAAGTTAGGAAAGGGATGAGAGATAAAGGAGTGAGAAAGGAAGTGGGATATAGTTGGGTGGATACTGGCGATGCTGATGGTTCCTTATATTTGCATGGGTTTTCATCAGGTGATAAATCCCACCCACAGTCTGGGGAGATATGTAGAATGGCAAAATGTCTAGGATTAgagatgaaaattttgagagaGAACATGTGGGAGACAAAATCACTGAAAATGGACTCCTCCTCAAGGCCCTCACTTTGA
- the LOC18770361 gene encoding mediator of RNA polymerase II transcription subunit 17: protein MDGKMEISLDKLPIKRLDVIEENGLERFPPDVGYEEKRQSLIRRIDFAWAVEKDENKKQKKSSKESAATQWQWQSMVENLQLAHQELSVIIDLINTVETNDAVTVASMTRPKPFHDEVMSDLAVSAATKLQCFRHLGKYFKQSAKALERQVAREARFYGALIRLQQNWKVKRQRVAASASGNEGFTIDLFDSSLYDPAAIFRPSSLSTVRVDHDSAGMLAINLPPNSYRSLQFGFLGADPGVSPIESSQTKIRLSSEAEKESVSDDECVKETHSLLREVHQAIFDEQVFDLVNREAFNQSLGVNVTGIQENYLQLNIGQGTSVFISLVPSRGEQTVDSPSTQNLENTILPLDTLDGLELAEDKPDTVKKTSLIPDQISCEIYLQQIFHQHVFVKAKDRPTSAGARVSGQLAKEGPGLLGHFCMSLAHRIFSNKVLKELENVVKGVPYLQLLSHPTWHSRTSSWMLFVKIPESILHACQTRTSDMRHMRNITKSQFHTKVVVTDDCINVEGEGAPNVVGLFKGNSEEICLMNRYDCDLADLPVIILQQVASQVIRWLHEEALMVGIKANRDFLCLSFELDLGETLSLVAHVDPEDGEGCISWWLVINGGFVEERKLSMDASDGASESRKFLGHLSLEVLYSTLMDLVSLCTGRGN from the exons ATGGACGGGAAAATGGAAATCTCTCTCGACAAGCTTCCCATCAAGCGCTTGGACGTCATCGAAGAAAACGGTCTCGAACGATTTCCTCC TGATGTAGGTTACGAAGAGAAGCGGCAATCGCTGATTCGGAGAATCGATTTCGCTTGGGCTGTGGAGAAGGACGAGAAcaagaagcagaagaagagCTCGAAAGAGAGTGCAGCAACGCAATGGCAATGGCAGAGCATGGTGGAGAACTTGCAGCTGGCACACCAGGAGCTCTCTGTCATTATAGATCTCATCAACACT GTGGAAACGAATGATGCTGTAACAGTGGCTAGCATGACGCGTCCAAAGCCATTTCATGATGAAGTTATGTCTGATCTTGCTGTATCTGCAGCAACCAAGCTACAATGCTTCCGG CATCTTGGGAAATACTTTAAGCAGTCTGCCAAAGCTTTGGAGCGGCAGGTTGCTAGAGAAGCAAGATTTTATGGTGCTCTAATCAG ATTGCAGCAGAACTGGAAAGTTAAGCGGCAGCGTGTGGCAGCTTCAGCTTCTGGAAATGAAGGCTTCACCATTGATCTCTTTGACAGTTCATTATATGATCCAGCTGCTATATTTCGGCCATCTTCTCTTTCTACAGTTCGTGTTGACCATGACTCAGCTGGCATGCTAGCAATAAATTTACCTCCAAACTCATACCGTTCGCTCCAATTTGGCTTTCTTGGTGCTGATCCGGGTGTTAGTCCAATTGAATCCAGTCAAACCAAAATCCGTTTGTCAAGTGAAGCTGAGAAAGAATCTGTGAGCGACGATGAGTGTGTTAAAGAAACACATTCACTTCTTCGCGAAGTTCATCAAGCAATCTTCGATGAGCAG GTGTTTGATTTGGTAAATCGTGAAGCATTCAACCAGTCTCTAGGAGTCAATGTGACTGGAATACAAGAAAACTATTTACAATTGAACATAGGTCAAGGAACCTCTGTGTTCATATCACTTGTCCCATCTAGAGGTGAACAAACAGTTGACAGTCCAAGCACCCAAAACttagaaaataccattttaccTTTGGACACATTGGATGGGTTGGAGTTAGCAGAAGATAAACCGGATACTGTAAAGAAAACTTCACTAATTCCTGATCAAATTAGTTGTGAAATATATCTGCAACAGATTTTTCACCAGCATGTATTTGTCAAAGCAAAGGATAGACCCACTTCAGCAGGTGCTCGAGTATCTGGTCAACTGGCCAAAGAAGGGCCTGGTCTTCTTGGTCATTTCTGCATGTCTTTGGCTCATAggattttttcaaataaagttCTTAAGGAGCTGGAAAATGTG GTTAAAGGGGTACCATATCTGCAGTTGTTATCCCACCCCACTTGGCATTCACGGACATCATCCTGGATGCTCTTTGTGAAGATTCCTGAATCTATTCTACATGCATGCCAAACTAGAACTTCAGACATGCGTCACATGAGGAACATTACCAAGTCTCAGTTTCATACTAAGGTGGTTGTAACTGATGATTGCATCAATGTAGAAGGGGAAGGTGCTCCTAATGTTGTTGGCCTGTTCAAAGGGAATTCTGAGGAAATTTGTTTAATGAACAGATACGACTGTGACTTGGCGGATCTTCCTGTGATAATTTTACAGCAG GTTGCAAGTCAAGTTATTCGCTGGCTTCACGAAGAAGCTCTTATGGTTGGAATAAAGGCAAACAGAGACTTTCTATGTTTGTCTTTTGAGCTGGATCTGGGAGAAACACTCAGCTTGGTGGCACATGTGGACCCAGAAGATGGCGAAGGATGTATCTCATGGTGGTTGGTCATAAATGGTGGTTTTGTAGAGGAACGAAAACTTAGTATGGACGCTTCAGATGGTGCATCAGAATCTAGGAAGTTTTTAGGTCATCTATCCCTGGAAGTGTTATATTCAACACTGATGGACTTGGTTAGCCTGTGCACTGGAAGAGGCAACTGA